The following coding sequences lie in one Candidatus Omnitrophota bacterium genomic window:
- a CDS encoding peptidylprolyl isomerase codes for MKIRHGDEPLGEIVIKLYPDKAPVTVENFVDLAKGDKMFMDPRTRQQVKRPFYNGLIFHRIIKNFMIQGGCPMGNGTGGPGYRFKDEFDGSLVFDRLGLLAMANSGPGTNGSQFFITTVPTPWLNNRHTIFGEVIEGMDVVKKIEAVKTGSGDRPLESVILEEVIIK; via the coding sequence ATGAAGATCCGCCACGGCGACGAGCCGCTCGGAGAAATAGTTATTAAACTCTATCCTGACAAAGCGCCTGTCACTGTTGAGAATTTTGTCGATCTGGCGAAGGGCGACAAGATGTTTATGGACCCGAGGACCCGCCAGCAGGTCAAGCGGCCTTTTTACAACGGCCTGATATTTCACAGGATAATAAAGAATTTCATGATACAGGGCGGATGTCCCATGGGAAACGGCACGGGCGGCCCCGGGTACCGCTTTAAAGACGAGTTCGACGGGAGCCTTGTTTTTGACAGGCTGGGACTTCTGGCAATGGCCAATTCAGGCCCCGGCACCAACGGAAGCCAGTTCTTTATAACGACTGTTCCCACGCCATGGCTCAACAACCGCCACACGATATTCGGCGAGGTCATTGAGGGGATGGATGTGGTCAAAAAGATAGAAGCGGTGAAGACTGGTTCCGGCGACAGGCCGCTGGAGTCTGTCATTCTGGAAGAGGTCATAATCAAATAA